One segment of Patescibacteria group bacterium DNA contains the following:
- a CDS encoding cation-translocating P-type ATPase: protein MHHKNLGNNEANRRPWHALTAATAIAELKTDGTTGLSDVEAQTRLQQYGPNQLIAAAQISPFTLFLHQFKNSLILILLVATALSGILGHVVEAIAIGVIILFAVVLGFVQEWRAGRALEALRRLAAPIALVFRDGLEREVPAQELVPGDIIVLATGDRFPADARLIEAVNLKAEEAALTGESVPVEKHSELTCEEGSPLGDRRNMVFAGTSAIYGRGRAIVTATGMQTEFGRIAGMLQSVEQEETPLAKNLDRVAKTLTKAAFAVVAGIVLLGLFRGQPLLEMIVFGIALAVAVVPEALPAVVTISLAIGVQRMVKRNALVRHLPAVETLGCTSIICSDKTGTLTKDEMTVRKIFLNGEIVLEVSGSGYEPRGEFLWQGQPYPLTDNLRLLLQAAALSSDARLAKTDGVWDLKGDPTEGALVVAAEKAGLQKEFMDEQFRRVAEIPFSSESKRMTTLHQSPLGTVAYGKGAAEIILASCTRYQTSGEVQPLTKEVRTAILAATQTFGEEALRVIGVAYVPATDIELAQRDMIFLGLFGMIDPPRLEAKQAIELCRQAGIKLMMITGDHPVTAKAIARELTLLPLGGRVITGSDLSAMSDNELEQSIEHIAVCARVSPEHKLRVVEALQRRGHIVAMTGDGVNDAPAIKKANIGIAMGITGTDVSREAAAMILTDDNFASIVAAVEEGRIIFSNIKKYLMYLISSNIGEIGLMVVTSLMGLPLPLSAVQILYVNLATDGLPALALAVDPPEANIMRRSPRKLTGGIFSRSVVTLMVTGGVWSTLVNVGLFVWALQSGRDLVASMAMVFVSLVLIQFFKAYSFRSDHYSVLRRPFANRWLNLAIAWELLLLALVIYVPFLQVPFKTVALSYADWAIVAGAAATVVPILEITKGLLRRRETSNENAKN, encoded by the coding sequence CATCAGTTCAAGAATTCCTTAATTCTTATTCTACTTGTCGCCACGGCGCTCTCTGGTATTTTGGGCCATGTGGTGGAAGCGATCGCTATTGGGGTGATTATACTCTTTGCCGTAGTCCTGGGTTTTGTTCAAGAGTGGCGCGCCGGGCGGGCGCTTGAAGCGCTGCGCAGGCTCGCCGCACCAATAGCTCTGGTTTTCCGCGATGGATTGGAGCGAGAAGTGCCTGCCCAAGAGCTCGTGCCAGGCGACATTATTGTGCTTGCGACCGGCGATCGCTTCCCGGCTGACGCTCGTTTAATTGAAGCAGTGAATCTAAAGGCGGAAGAAGCGGCATTAACCGGTGAATCTGTACCTGTAGAAAAACATAGTGAGCTTACCTGTGAGGAAGGATCTCCACTCGGGGATCGTCGCAATATGGTTTTTGCAGGTACCAGTGCTATCTACGGTCGTGGACGAGCCATAGTTACTGCCACTGGTATGCAGACAGAATTTGGCCGTATTGCGGGGATGCTCCAAAGTGTGGAGCAGGAAGAAACTCCTTTAGCAAAAAATTTGGACCGCGTGGCGAAAACCCTGACCAAAGCCGCTTTTGCGGTGGTGGCGGGTATCGTACTGCTCGGGTTATTCCGAGGGCAACCGCTACTTGAGATGATAGTCTTTGGTATTGCACTCGCCGTCGCGGTAGTGCCTGAGGCGCTTCCCGCGGTGGTGACGATCTCGCTCGCCATTGGCGTGCAACGAATGGTCAAACGGAACGCCCTGGTGCGGCATTTGCCGGCGGTAGAAACCCTGGGATGCACAAGCATTATCTGCTCGGATAAAACAGGTACGCTTACCAAAGACGAAATGACCGTGCGAAAAATTTTTTTAAATGGCGAAATTGTGCTGGAGGTGAGCGGCAGCGGATATGAGCCAAGAGGAGAATTTCTATGGCAAGGTCAGCCCTATCCGTTGACGGACAACCTGCGGCTTTTACTCCAAGCAGCCGCGCTCTCTTCGGACGCTCGCCTTGCGAAAACCGATGGCGTTTGGGATTTGAAAGGCGACCCCACCGAGGGAGCGTTGGTCGTGGCGGCAGAAAAAGCGGGACTGCAAAAAGAATTCATGGATGAGCAGTTTCGGCGCGTGGCCGAAATCCCCTTTAGTTCCGAAAGTAAACGAATGACCACACTACACCAATCGCCCCTTGGCACGGTGGCGTACGGGAAGGGAGCGGCTGAAATTATTCTCGCCTCCTGCACTCGTTACCAAACAAGCGGAGAAGTGCAACCGCTCACCAAGGAAGTGCGCACTGCTATCCTTGCCGCTACGCAGACCTTTGGCGAGGAAGCTCTTCGAGTCATTGGAGTGGCGTATGTTCCGGCCACTGATATTGAGCTGGCGCAGCGAGATATGATTTTCCTGGGCCTCTTTGGCATGATTGATCCGCCCCGGCTGGAGGCGAAACAGGCCATTGAGCTTTGTCGACAGGCCGGAATTAAACTCATGATGATCACCGGTGACCACCCGGTGACGGCTAAGGCAATTGCGCGGGAACTGACCCTTTTGCCCCTCGGTGGCCGAGTGATTACTGGCAGCGATCTCTCCGCGATGAGCGATAACGAGCTAGAACAAAGTATTGAGCACATCGCCGTCTGCGCTCGGGTATCGCCCGAACACAAACTGCGAGTGGTAGAGGCCCTGCAACGTCGCGGCCATATTGTGGCTATGACGGGCGACGGCGTCAACGACGCTCCGGCCATCAAGAAAGCCAATATTGGCATTGCCATGGGTATTACTGGTACTGATGTCTCCAGAGAAGCGGCGGCCATGATATTGACCGATGATAACTTTGCCTCCATTGTTGCCGCGGTGGAGGAGGGGCGGATTATCTTTAGCAATATAAAAAAATACCTCATGTATTTGATTTCATCAAACATCGGCGAAATCGGACTGATGGTGGTGACGTCGCTTATGGGATTGCCCTTACCACTCTCAGCAGTGCAGATTTTATACGTGAATCTTGCCACGGATGGCCTGCCTGCTTTGGCGCTGGCCGTGGATCCGCCCGAGGCTAATATCATGCGACGTTCCCCGCGCAAATTGACTGGCGGAATTTTCAGCCGCTCCGTTGTTACGCTGATGGTCACGGGCGGGGTATGGTCTACACTCGTCAATGTCGGTCTGTTTGTCTGGGCTTTGCAGTCTGGTCGGGATTTGGTCGCGAGTATGGCGATGGTATTTGTCTCGCTGGTGCTCATTCAATTTTTCAAGGCATACAGTTTCCGTTCGGATCACTATTCGGTATTGCGCCGACCATTTGCCAACCGGTGGCTGAACCTCGCTATTGCGTGGGAGCTACTTCTATTGGCGCTCGTCATCTATGTACCTTTTCTTCAAGTGCCGTTTAAGACCGTGGCTTTATCGTACGCTGATTGGGCAATAGTTGCGGGCGCGGCGGCAACGGTGGTGCCGATATTGGAAATAACGAAAGGACTGTTACGAAGACGAGAAACAAGCAATGAAAATGCAAAAAATTAA